The Microlunatus soli genome contains the following window.
CTACCGGGACTTCACGCCGGCACCGGCGGTCGGTTTTGCCTTGTCGGTCGTCCGCCGGCCTCGACCGGGAATCGCCACTGTCCAGGGCGGTGGCTGGATCGCATCAGGACCACCGGGAGCGGACCGGTCGCCGCTGCCGGTGTGGCCGACCGGACTGTCGTTGATCGGCACCGAAGGCGCCGGCGAGGTGCAGACACCGTTGCGCGGACCCAACGCCGACCGACTCGCGATCGGTGACCGCGTCTGGTTCCGGCACAGCAAGGCAGGCGAGATCAGCGAGCACGTCGACTCGTTGATGATCATCGACGGTAGCGAGTCGGGGGATTGGACGATCATCGACCGACTCCCCACCTACCGTGGCGAGGGGCGGACGTTCCTGTGAGCGCGACGACCGGCTGGCGGACCTGGGGTCGCACCGAGCGGGCCACACCGTCGGCGATCATCGCGCCGGCTGACGCCGCGGCGATCGTCGACATCGTCGGTCGAGCAGCCTTCCGGGGTGGCACGGTCAAGCCGGTCGGTGCCGGGCACAGCTTCACGCCGATCGCTGTCACCACAGGGATCCAGCTGGATCTGTGCCGACTCTCGGGGTTGTTCGCGGTCGATGTCGATCAACGGCGGGTGACTCTCGGCGCGGGGACCCGGCTGGCCGATGTACCGGCACTGATCGGCCCGTACGGGCTGGCGATGACCAACCTCGGCGACATCGATCGGCAGACCGTTGCCGGTGCCATCTCCACCGGCACCCACGGCACCGGCAGCCGGTTCGGCGGATTGGCGACCCAGGTGGTGGCGATGGAGATGATCACCGGCACCGGCGAGATGATCACGATCTCCGAGGCAGATCATCCGGAGCTGTTGGACGCGGCCCGGGTCGGGTTGGGCGCACTGGGGGTGCTCACCGCGGTGACACTGCAGTGTGTGCCGGCCTTCGTGCTGGCCGCGCAGGAACGACCGGAGCCGCTGGACGAGGTACTGGACACCTTCGCCGGCCGATGCGACGGCGCCGACCACTTCGAGTTCTACTGGTTCCCGCACACCACGACGGCGCTGACCAAGATCAACACCCGGCTGCCGGCCGGCAGCGAACTCGCCCCGCTGCCTCCGGCCAGACGGTTCATCGATGACACCCTCGTCGCCAACGAGTTGTTGCGGTTGCTCTGTGCGGTCCAGGCGAGGCTGCCGGCGATCACGCCGTCGATCAATCGCACGGCGGGCCGGGTGACCGGCAACCGGTCGTTCACCGACCTCTCGCATCGGGTGTTCACCACCAGCCGGCGGGTCCGGTTCCGCGAGATGGAGTACGCACTGCCGCGATCGGCGGTGCCGGATGCTCTGCGTGCGGTGGCTCGGCTGATCACCGATCGGGGAATGCGGATCTCCTTCCCGATCGAGGTCAGATCGGCAGCCGCCGACCCGATCTGGCTGTCCACCGCTCACGGCCGGGAGACGGGCTACATCGCGGTCCACCGCTACTGGCGGGACGCCGACACCGCGCCGTACTTCGATGCCGTCGAGCGGATCATGCTCGAGCACGACGGCCGCCCGCACTGGGGGAAGTTGCACGGCCTGACCGCCCGGCGACTGGCTGCCTGCTACCCACGGTTCGACGATTTCAGGACGGTCCGGGAGGACCTCGATCCGCAGCGCGTGTTCGGCAATGACTATCTTGATCGGGTGCTCGACTGACGACGACCGGCAGGTCAGCCCGGCGCGTAGCGGTCGATCACCTCGACACAGCGCCGCAGATAGGGCGGGCCGGCGGGGTTCTGCCAGCCGAGCTTCTCCAGAGCCCAGTCGACGGCGAAGACCGGCACCAGGCCGGCGGCTGCCCGTTCGGGATCGGCGACCCGGGCGTAGCCGCGGCGCAACAGGTCGGTCCGATCATGCACCAGAGGGCCGGCCGACACCTCCCAGCGGGCCAGATCGAATGCCGGCGATGCCGGGCCGGCGAACTCCCAGTCGATGACTCCGACGATCGCTCCGCGATCGACCAGCAGATTCTTCGGCATGAAGTCGCCGTGGGCCAGTGCATCCGACGGCGTCGGCAGATTGATCACCTGATCGGCCAGGAAGTCGGCGCCGCGCCGGACGATCGCGGCGGCGTCCGGGCCGAACTGCTCGGCGACAATGCGTACGGCTCGCGCCAACGCGGCGGCGTCGGGCGCTTCCGGCACGTGACGCAAACCCCGGGACGCCGCGACGCTGTGCACCCGGGCGAGTAGCTCGCCACCGTCCACCACGAGGCGTTCACGGTCGGTCGGCGGCAACCCGGGCAGGACGTCGTCCATCGACCGACCGGGCACGAACCGCTGTACCGAGAACGACAGCAACTGACCGTTGTGCCGGTGTTGCTCCAGGCCGAGCACCTCGGCGATCGGCACCCCGGCACCGGCGGCACGTGTCATCAGCTCGGCCTCGTCGATGAACCAGGGCACAGGTTGGCGCGCGATCCGGACCACGACCGGAGGGTGCTGGTGCAATACGGCGCGGTAGCTCTCGTTCATCCCGCCGCCGCTCAGAGGCGTGAGCCGCTCGACGTCGGCGGCACAGACCGACCGCAGTACCGATTCGACGATCGGACGGGGCGTCTGCGGCTGATCGGACACGGCGACGATTATCGTCCCTGTGGTCCGCGGGCGCCGTCCAATTTCCGCTGTCACCACCGACATTGACGGTTGTCCGGTTCCGGCCTACTCTCGGCTGACGGCATGACAACGATGTCAGAGAGGGGACCGGCGTTCGGCCGAGAAACAGATGAGCAGATCGCCAGGAGCGCAGGCCGCGCCGACACTGGCTCAGGTAGCCAAGCTAGCCGGTGTCAGTGTCAAGACGGCCTCGCGCGTCTTCAACGGGGAGCGCTATGTCGCCGAGGCGACCACCGAAAAGGTGCAGCGCGCTGCCAGCATGCTCGGATTCCGGCCCAACCGGATCGCCCGCGAACTGCGTCGGGGCTCCCGCTCGACGTTGATCGGGATGGTCACCGGCGATCTCGCCAACCCCTTCTATGCTCGGGTCGCCAGTGTCCTGGAGCGGGAGTTGCGGACGGCCGGCTACCAGTTGATCACTGCCACCAGCGAGACCGATGCGGGTGCGGAGGAGCGGCTGGTGGAGGAGTTCCTGGAGCGCCGGGTGGCCGGACTCGTGGTGGCCTCATCGGCGAGCGAACACCATCGCTACCTGGCCAATTCCGCCGGCGTACCGGTGATCTTCCTCGACCGTCCGAAGACCGGTGTGTCAGCCGACATGGTGATGCTCGACGATCGTGCCGGCGCTCGGATGGCGGTACGAAACGTCTTGCAGGCTGGGCATCGGCGGATTGCGGTGATCGGCGATCGCGGCCAGCTGGCGACTCATCAGGAACGGATGCGGGGCTTCACCGAGGCCCTGCGCGAGGGCGGCATCGCCGACGTCGAGTGCTACGTCCGCGACGAGCCGCACACCGCCCGGACCGCGAAGAACGTCGTTGCCGCAGTGATGTCGCGAGGGTTGCCGCCCACTGCGCTGCTGAGCACCGGGAGTCTGATCACGATGGGGGCGATCAACGCCTTCCAGCGGCTGAACAGGTCGGCGGCGTTGATCGGCTTCGACGACTTCGAACTGGCCGAGGTGCTGGGGATCAGCGTGATCACCCACGACGTCTCCGAACTGGCCCGGGAGGGTGCCCGGTTGCTGCTGTCCCGACTGGCCGATGCCGAGCAGCCGCCGCAGACCGTGGTGATTCCGTGTCGGCTGATCGACCGCGGCTCCGGGCGTCGCTACGAGTTGGTCTGAGGCGCATTCGATGTCTGTCCGGTCACGAAATCTTGACAAAGCCCTGATCTCCGCGCACAGTGGGCCAGGTCATTGATATGACAACGATGTCAGAGAGGTAGTGCGTAGATGCGTATCCGAGCCATTCGCGGGCTGGCTGCTGGTGCAGTCGCCCTGGCAGCCGTTGCGGCATTCGCCGGTTGCGGCAATCAGAAGGGTCAGGGCAACGAGGGTGGGTCCAACGGCGGATCCGGCGGCGATGGTCCGGCCAAGATCGCTCTCCTGTTGCCGGAGAACAAAACCACCCGGTACGAGTCTCAGGACCGGCCGAATTTCGAGAAGGATGTCAAGGCCCTGGACCCCAAGGCCACCATTCTGTACAACAACGCCAACCAGGACGCGACCCAGCAGCAACAGCAGGTCGAGGCCGCGTTGACCGATGGGGCGAAGGTGATCGTGCTCGACCCGGTGGACGCGTCGTCGCTGGGTTCGGTGCTGGCCAAGGCCAAGGCCAAGGATGTTCCGGTGATCTCCTACGACCGGTTCTTCGAGGGCGCGGCGTATTACACCTCGTTCGACAACGAGAAGATCGGCGAACTGCAGGGCCAGGCCGTGCTCGACGGGCTGAAGGCCAAGGGCGTCGACCCGAAGTCCGGGCCGGTGTGGATGGTCAACGGCGATCCGAAGGACCCGAACGCGGCCGACTTCAAGAAGGGCGCCACCAAGGTGCTGAAGGGCGCGGGCGTCGACATCGCCGGATCGCACGACACCCTGGACTGGAACCCCGACGATGCCCGCCAGTGGGTGGCCGGCCAGCTGCAGGGTGGCAAGAAGAAGCCGATCGCGATCTACTCGGCCAACGACGGCACCGCCGGCGGCGTGATCGCCGCGGCCAGCAAGGCCGGTGTCGATCCGGTGGTGACCGGTCAGGACGGCGAGGTGGACGGCTTGCAGAACATCCTCAAGGGTGATCAGTACGCCACCATCTACAAGTCCTACGCGCCGCAGGCGAAGTACGCGGCCACCGCGGCCGTCGCGCTGGCGAAGGGTAAGAAGCCGGACGCCAAGGACACCTACAAGAACACGCCGACCGACTTCGTCGAGGCCGACGTGATCACCAAGGACAACATCGACAAGGTGTTCAGCGGGGGCCAGACCAAGGCCAGCGACGTCTGCAACAACGCAGCGATGAAGAAGCTGTGCAAGGAAGCCGGCGTCGACACGTCGGAGTGACCTCTTGATGTCGTGATCACGGCCGGCTGCCCGATTCGGGCTGCCGGCCGTGATCAAACACTCATGATCAACAAAGTACGGCTCGGGCGGAGCAGCAGGACGAGGACGAGGAGTTCGGGTGTCCGAACAACAACCGGTGTTGGAACTGACCGGTATTCACAAGCGGTTCGGAGCAGTGCAGGCACTGACCGACGTCAATCTCACGGTGCACGCCGGTGAGGTGGTCGGTCTGGTCGGCGACAACGGCGCCGGCAAGTCGACACTGATCAAGGTGATCGCAGGGGTTCACACCGCGGACACCGGCGAGATGCTGGTCCGCGGTCAATCGGTCAGCTTTGCCACCCCGCAGGCATCCCAGAAGGGCGGCATCGCCACCGTCTTCCAGGACCTGGCGTTGTGCGACAACCTGGACGTTGTCGCCAATCTCTTCCTCGGTCAGGAAGCGATGGTGGGCGGCCTCATGCTGGACGAGGTCGCCATGGAACGCCG
Protein-coding sequences here:
- a CDS encoding D-arabinono-1,4-lactone oxidase, coding for MSATTGWRTWGRTERATPSAIIAPADAAAIVDIVGRAAFRGGTVKPVGAGHSFTPIAVTTGIQLDLCRLSGLFAVDVDQRRVTLGAGTRLADVPALIGPYGLAMTNLGDIDRQTVAGAISTGTHGTGSRFGGLATQVVAMEMITGTGEMITISEADHPELLDAARVGLGALGVLTAVTLQCVPAFVLAAQERPEPLDEVLDTFAGRCDGADHFEFYWFPHTTTALTKINTRLPAGSELAPLPPARRFIDDTLVANELLRLLCAVQARLPAITPSINRTAGRVTGNRSFTDLSHRVFTTSRRVRFREMEYALPRSAVPDALRAVARLITDRGMRISFPIEVRSAAADPIWLSTAHGRETGYIAVHRYWRDADTAPYFDAVERIMLEHDGRPHWGKLHGLTARRLAACYPRFDDFRTVREDLDPQRVFGNDYLDRVLD
- a CDS encoding phosphotransferase enzyme family protein, whose protein sequence is MSDQPQTPRPIVESVLRSVCAADVERLTPLSGGGMNESYRAVLHQHPPVVVRIARQPVPWFIDEAELMTRAAGAGVPIAEVLGLEQHRHNGQLLSFSVQRFVPGRSMDDVLPGLPPTDRERLVVDGGELLARVHSVAASRGLRHVPEAPDAAALARAVRIVAEQFGPDAAAIVRRGADFLADQVINLPTPSDALAHGDFMPKNLLVDRGAIVGVIDWEFAGPASPAFDLARWEVSAGPLVHDRTDLLRRGYARVADPERAAAGLVPVFAVDWALEKLGWQNPAGPPYLRRCVEVIDRYAPG
- a CDS encoding LacI family DNA-binding transcriptional regulator produces the protein MSRSPGAQAAPTLAQVAKLAGVSVKTASRVFNGERYVAEATTEKVQRAASMLGFRPNRIARELRRGSRSTLIGMVTGDLANPFYARVASVLERELRTAGYQLITATSETDAGAEERLVEEFLERRVAGLVVASSASEHHRYLANSAGVPVIFLDRPKTGVSADMVMLDDRAGARMAVRNVLQAGHRRIAVIGDRGQLATHQERMRGFTEALREGGIADVECYVRDEPHTARTAKNVVAAVMSRGLPPTALLSTGSLITMGAINAFQRLNRSAALIGFDDFELAEVLGISVITHDVSELAREGARLLLSRLADAEQPPQTVVIPCRLIDRGSGRRYELV
- a CDS encoding substrate-binding domain-containing protein, whose translation is MRIRAIRGLAAGAVALAAVAAFAGCGNQKGQGNEGGSNGGSGGDGPAKIALLLPENKTTRYESQDRPNFEKDVKALDPKATILYNNANQDATQQQQQVEAALTDGAKVIVLDPVDASSLGSVLAKAKAKDVPVISYDRFFEGAAYYTSFDNEKIGELQGQAVLDGLKAKGVDPKSGPVWMVNGDPKDPNAADFKKGATKVLKGAGVDIAGSHDTLDWNPDDARQWVAGQLQGGKKKPIAIYSANDGTAGGVIAAASKAGVDPVVTGQDGEVDGLQNILKGDQYATIYKSYAPQAKYAATAAVALAKGKKPDAKDTYKNTPTDFVEADVITKDNIDKVFSGGQTKASDVCNNAAMKKLCKEAGVDTSE